The DNA region GCTGGTGGCTGACGATGATGGACGGGCCGACCGTGGTGCCGGCGGGCAGGTCGTAGCCGCCGACGGTGGTGGCGGCCATCAGGGTGCGCACCACCATCGGAATGATCGGGTGGAGCCGCATCGACTCCTTGAGGACCGCCTCCAGCCAGGCGTCGTCCTCCGCGCTGTCGCCGTCGGCGGCCCGTTGGGTCCGAGCCAGCAGGTCCGCGTCCTTGCCGATCTCGACCAGCGCCCACGACAGCGCGCTGGCGGTGGTCTCGTGGCCGGCGAGGAGCAGCGTCACCAGCTGGTCGCGCAGCTCGGTGTCGTCCAGGCCGTCACCGTGCTCGCCCTCCACCCTCAGCAGACGCGAGAGCACGTCGTCGCGGTGCTCGAGGTCGCCGGCCGCTCGGCGCTCACGGATCTCCGCATAGAGCAGCCGGTCCAGCTCCAGCTGGTTCTCCACGGTCCGCCGCCACGGCCCGAACCGCTGCAGTCCGGGATACGCCCACCCGAGCAGCACGGCAGGGTTGATCTCGACGGTGTGGTTCACGGCCGGCCGCAGCCGGGCGAGGCGCTCCTCGTCGCTGACGCCGAAGACCACCGTGAGGATCACCTCGAGGGTGAGCGCGTTCATCCGCTCCAGCGAGCGGAAGGTGGTCCGCTCCTCCCACCCGTCGACCTCGTGGGCCGCGACGTCGGCCACCAGCGAGCGGTAGCCGCGCAGCGCGTGCCCGAGGAAGGCGGGCATCACCAGCTTGCGCGCCCGGTGGTGCGCCGTGGAGTCCTGGAGCAGCAGGGAGTGCTCGCCCATGATCGGGCCGAGGATCGCGTTGCCCTTGCCGGCGTGGAACACCTCGGGATCCCCGGAGAAGATCTCCTTCGTCACCTCCGGCGAGGTGAACATGACCAGCGGCCGGCCGCCAGGCAGCGTGCGGATGGTGAACGCCTCGCCGTAGGTGCGGTGCAGCCACCCGTGGAAGCGGTGCCGGAACCACATCAGCGCTCCGGTCTGGACCAGCACCGGCCACCGGGGGCCGGGCGGCAGGTCGCCCGCCGGGATCCGCGACCCCGACCCGGCGGTGGAGTCCGCCAGGAACCGGAGACGCTTCCTGGTCAGGGCGCTGGTGTCGTGGTCCGGGGCTCGCAGGTCGGCGCTCACCCGATCGACGGTAGCGGGCCGGCGCCGCCCACGGCGAGGGTCAGGCCAACAGTCCGTCGCGGTGCGCGATCGCCGCGGCCTCGGTCCGGCCGGCCGCGCCCAGCTTGCCGAGGATGTTGGACACGTGGACGCTGACGGTCTTGGTGCTGATGAAGAGCATCCGGCCGATCTCGCCGTTGCTGCGCCCCTCCGCCACCAGCGCCAGGATCTCGCGCTCGCGCGCGGTCAGCCGGGGTGCCGCCGGTGCCGTCGCCGGGTCGGGTGTCGGGGCGGGCTGCTGGGCGTCCAGGTCCGCTGCCAGCACCCGGTCGCCGAGACGGTCGGCGACCGTGCGGGCCAGCGCCACCTGCTCCGCGGCCGCCGCCGGGTCACCGGTGGAGCGCAGCACCCGCGCGTACGAGGCGCGAACCCGTGCCGTCTCCGGCACGTGGCCCAGCTCCTCGAACACGGCGGCCGCCTCCGCCCAGCTCTGCTGGAGCTCGTCGCGGGTCGGCGGCCGGATGTCGGTCAGCCATGCGACCCGGCGGTGCTCCGCGCGCAGGCGCGCCGACCAGGCCTGGCCCTCGATCCCCCACTCCCGTCCTCCGGCGCGGAAGGACTGGGCGACCGCCTCACCCTCACCCAGCAGCCGGTCGGCCTGCGCCGCCCACTCGACCCGTTCCTGGCTGGTCGCCGTGGCCGCCGCGCGGGCGATCCCGTCGACGGCCAGCGCGGCGAGCCGGACCCGGCCACCGAAGTGCTCGGTCCAGAGCCGGCCCAGCAGCCGCACCACGGCGTCGTACGAACCGACCGCGGCGGCGGCGTCCTCCCGGGCCGCCGCAACGGCGATCTCGACCTCGGCGCTGAACACGGCGATCACGCCCTCGTCCGGCCACAGCTTGCGCAGCCGGCGCAGCGCGGCGTCGACGTCCTGGCCGCGGGCCGCCTCGATGCCGAGCCGCACCGGGGCGAGGATCCCGGCGGGGATCGTCGGCGCGTCGGCCTCGGCGCGGGCGAGCTCCAGGGCGGCGTCCCAGTCGCCGCGCATCCAGACGATGCGCGACAGCTGCCACCGCGCCTCCATCGCGTACGGCGCCCAGCGCAGCCCCGATCGGGCGCCGGACTCGATCGCCGAGCGGTACCACCGCATCGAGTCGTCCCAGCGGGCCTCGTCCTGGTAGGAGCGGGCGATCATGAACCGTCCGCGCAGCGCGGCCTGGGTGGCGCCGACCTCCTCCGCCCGGCCCACCGCCTTCTCCAACGCGGTCCGCACGTCGCCACCGCCGCCTCCGGCGGCGCCGAGCAGCCCCAGGGTGGTGGCGACCTCCGAGGCGAGCACCGGCATGGTCAGCCGCTCGGCGAGGGCGAGGGCCTCCGTCGCGGCGGTCTCCGCCTCCTCGACCGCGTCGTCCTCCTTGGAGAGGACCCGGGCGTGGATCGCCAGCACCTTGGCGCGCAGCGGCACCTCCTCGGTCGGCGCGAGCGCCACCGCCTCGCGGGAGCGGGCCACGGCGTCGTCCTCGGACTCGATGATGGTCAACCAGCTGGCGTAGCCGCTGAGCAGCCGGGACCGCGCCTCACGGACCTGCCGGGTTCCGTCGACCGGCAGCTGGTCGAGGTGCTCGGCGAGCAGCTCGACGGCACGTTGCGTGTCACCGCTGAGCCCCAGCGCGTCGGCGGCCTTGGTGGCCACCTTGGCCACGTCGACACCCAGTCGCCCGGCACGCTCGGCGTCGGTGAGCAACCCCAGCGCGCGCTGGTAGTGACCGGCCGCCTCGTCCGGTCCGCCGACGGCCATCGCCTCGTCCCCGGCCTCGATGTCGGCGACGACCGCACGGTCGATGTCGTTGGCCCGGCGCGCGTGCCGGGCCAGCTCCGCGGCCGTACCCGGCGCGCGGCCCTCGGCGATCACGTCGGCGTACCGGGCGTGCAGGCGCACCCGCTCGCCGGGCAGCAGGTCGTCGTAGACCGCCTCGGCGAGCAGCGCGTGCCGGAAGGTGTAGTGCCGCGGACCGGCCTCCAGCAGGTTGAGCTCGACGGCCTGGCGGACCGCGTCGTCGAACGTCGCGGTGGGCAGGTCGACGACCGCGGCGAGCAGGTCGTGGCTGATCCGCCGCCCGGAGACGCTGATCGTGCGCACCACCTGGCGGGCGTGGTCGGACAACGGGTCCAACCGGACCAGCAGCAGGTCGGCCAGGTCGTCCGGCACCTCCTCCCAGCAGTGGGAGGCGACGAGCTCCTCGACGAAGAAGGCATTGCCCTCCGCACGTTCGACGATGCTGCGCACCTCCGCCTCGGCGAGCTCCCGGGAGACCAGCTCTCCGACGAGGTCGCGGACGGCTCCGTCGGTCAGCGGGGTGAGCGCCATCCGGTCCAGCCCGGGCAGCCGGGTCCAGTCGACCACCTGACGGCGCAGCGGATGACGGCGGTGCAGGTCGTCGGAGCGGTAGGAGACGACGAGCTGGACCCGGCCGCCGAAGTCGCGGCTGAACAGATAGCCCAGCATGTCGCGGGTCGAGTTGTCGGCCCAGTGCGCGTCCTCGATGACGAGCAGCACCGGGGAGTCGGTGGACGCCTGGAGCAACAGGCCCTGCACCGCCTCGAAGAGCGCGCTCCGGTCCGTGGTGGAGCCGATGTCGCTGGACGGCGAGCCGGCCGAGACGCTCCGCGCGCGGCGGCCCGGCTGCAGCCGGGTGATCTCCGGGTGGTCGGCGGCCACCCGCTCCAGGAGCTCGGGGTCATCGGTGGCCACCCGTCCGATCACCTCACTGAACGGGAGGTAGGGCAGCGCACTCTCGCCGAAGTCCAGGCAGTGTCCCGCGAGGACCGTCCAGCCACGCTCGAGCGCGCGGTCCCGCAGCTCCATCAGCAGCCGGGTCTTGCCGACGCCGGCGTCCCCGGCGAGCAGCACGGCCGCCGACGCGGGGTCGGGGCGGTCGAGCAGCCCGACGAGGCGGCTGAGCTCGTCGTCGCGCCCGACCAGGGCACGACTCGTTGGGGTGACCACGGACCCCATGATGGTGGGCGGCGCCGACACGAGCACCCGACTATCGGCGCCGGGGACCGGCGGAGGGGTCGCCGTGACGTCGGAGCGGTCGGCGCCGCCCACGATCCGGAGGGGCACGCGGTCAGAAGTCCTTGCCGGTGACCGCGGGGTCGGAGGTGACGATCCGGCGCAACCACGCCGACCGGCGACCGCCACGCCGTTGCACGACAGGTCGGCTGCTCCGCTGACTGCGGTACTCGACCTCGGACCTGAGGATGTAGAGATCGTTGTTCATGTGCTCCAGCCTCTGCTCCTGAGGTAGGCGCCCACATCGGACAACTGCCTTAGATCTCGGCACCGCACCGGCTCCGGCGCTGGTCTGAGGCACCCCGGTCGCCGGGACGGGCGGCACCGGACCCGTCGGGGGCGGGTGCCATAGTCGGGGCGTGGAGTTCGCCGATCTGGTTCGTCGCCGCCGGATGACGCGTGCCTACACCGACGATGCGGTCGATCCCGCCGTGGTGGAGTCCGCCCTCGCCGCGGCGACCAGGGCACCGAGCGCCGGCTTCAGCCAGGGATGGGCCTTCATCGTGCTCGACACCCCGGACACGGTCCGCGGCTTCTGGGAGGCGCAGAGCGACGCCGCGCTCCCCGGCGGTGCGCCGGACCGCTGGCTGCGCGGCATGATGCGGGCGCCGGTCGTGATCGTGCCGTGCAGCCGGCGCGAGGCCTATCTGGCCCGCTACGCCGAGCCGGACAAGGCGCGGGCCGGGCTGACCGCTGCCGAAGGCGAGGAGGCCGCGGCTTCCCGCTGGGCGATGCCCTACTGGCATCTGGACACCGCGATGGCCTCCCTGCTGGTGCTGCAGTCGGTCACCGACGCCGGGCTCGGCTCCTGCTTCTTCGGCCTCGTTCCCGATCGGGTGGACGCGGTGAAGGAGTACCTGGGCCTGGTCGACGGACCGACCGAGGCTCCGAGCGGCGACCGGCCGGCTCCGCACCCGATCGGCGCGATCACCGTCGGCCACCCGGCCGACCCGGCGTCCGGTGCCCGGGGCTCGGCACGGGCGCGGCGTCGTACCCCCTGGCAGGAGGTGGCGCACCGCGGCCGCTGGGGAGCGGGCTGGTCCTGATGCCCTCCCCGTTCTCGGTCACCCCCGACCTCGCCCCCGGTACGACGCGGCGACCGCGCAGCCAGGCTCCCGTCGTGCCGCGGGTCGCCCGGCTGCTGCGCCCCTACCGGCGTCAGATCGGCCTGGTGCTGGTCGCCGTGCTGGTCGCGGCCGGCCTGCAGTCACTGGTCCCGTTCCTGACCCGGGCGGTCTTCGACGACGCGCTGTTCCCGGTCGACGGCTCGGCGCCCGACATCGGGCTGCTCGGGTGGCTGGTCGCAGGCATGTGTGTGCTGCCGATCGTGGCGGCGCTGATCGGGATCGGTCAGAACTACCTCACCTCCACCGTGGGGAACTCGGCGATGGCCGACCTGCGCGGCGACCTGTTCGAGCACCTTCAGAAGATGGAGCTGGCGTTCTTCACCGCCACCAAGACCGGCGCGATCCAGTCCCGGCTGGCCAACGACGTGGCCGGCGTCCGCACGGTGCTGACCGACACCGCGACCACGATCGTGCAGAACACGGTGACGGTGACCGCCGCGTTCGTGGCGATGGTGGTGCTGTCCTGGCAGCTGACCGTGCTGACCCTGGTGCTGATGCCGCTCTTCGTGGTGCTGCAGCTGCGGGTCGGGCGGCGGCGGCAACGGCTGGCGCGCAAGACCCAGGAGTCGCTCTCGGAGATGACCGCCATCACCGAGGAAGCGCTGAGCGTCTCCGGCATCCTGCTGGCCAAGGTCTTCAACCGCTCCGCCGCGGAGGTCGAGCGCTACCGGGAGGCCAACCGGGAGCAGACCCGGCTCCAGGTGCGGCAGGCGATGACCGGTCGGGCGTTCTTCGCGACCGTGCAGACCTTCTTCGCGATCACCCCGGCGCTGATCTACCTGGCGGCGGGGCTGATCATCACCGGTGACCTCCCGGTCGGTGCCGATGCCCTGACCGCGGGCACGATCGTCGCCTTCACCACGCTGCAGGGCCGCCTCCAGATGCCGCTGATGCAGCTGATGCGGGTCACCCTCGACGTGCAGACCTCGCTGGCCCTCTTCCGCCGGATCTTCGAGTACCTGGACCTGGTCCCGGCGGTCGCCGAGCGCCGCGACGCGATCGCCCTGCCCGTGGACCGGGTGCAGGGGCGGGTGGAGTTCCGCGACGTGAGCTTCGCCTATCCCAAGCCGCGCGATCTCAGCGGCACCCGCCACCGCGACCGGTTCGGCGACTCCGGCGTCCGGTTCACCGACACGGTGCCGGACGACGCCGACGGCACCGCCCCGAGCCTTGGAAGCCAGCCCCCCGACGCCCCGACCGCCCGCCCGGCGGCCGGATGGGCGCTGCGCGAGGTCTCGCTGACCGTCGAGCCGGGCCAGCTGGTGGCCCTGGTCGGCCCGTCCGGTTCGGGCAAGACGACCGCCACCTATCTGGTGCCCCGGTTCTACGACGTCGACGCGGGAGCGGTGCTGCTCGACGGCCACGACGTCCGCGACCTCACCCTCTCCTCGCTCGCCGACGCGGTCGGGATGGTCACCCAGGAGCCGTACCTCTTCCACGGCACGATCCGCGACAACATCGCCTACGCGCGGCCGGGCGCCACCCGCGAGCAGATCGAGCAGGCCGCCCGCGACGCCAACATCCACGACCGGATCGTCGGGTTCCCCGACGGCTACGAGACGATCACCGGCGAGCGGGGCTACCGCCTCTCCGGCGGGGAGAAGCAGCGGCTGGCGATCGCCCGGGTTCTGCTCAAGGACCCGCCGGTGCTGATCCTGGACGAGGCGACCTCGGCGCTGGACACCGAGACCGAGCGCCTGGTGCAGGAGGCCCTGGAGCGGGCCACCCGCTCCCGCACCACGATCGCGATCGCGCATCGGCTCTCCACCATCCGCTCGGCCGACGTGATCTTCTCCCTCGCGGACGGTCGGATCGTCGAGCGCGGCACGCACGAGGACCTGCTCGCCGACCCGGAGGGCCTCTACGCCCGGCTGTGGGTGGAGCAGTTCAGCCGCGAGCCGGCTCGCCGGGGGGACCCGCGGCGAGCCGACATCCCGCTGTGAGGCGAGCGGTCAGCCCACGCCGAGGATCCGGGCACACTCCAGCGCCACATACAGGCTGGCGCCGTCGACCGGGCGGCTGAGGTCCCGACCGGTGAGCTCCTCCAGGCGCCGGATCCGGTAGCGGACGGTGTTGCGGTGGACGATCAGCGCGCGGGCGGCGGCCGAGGTCGAGCCGTTCGCGGCCAGCCAGGCGCGGGCGGTCTCCAGCACCACCGCACGGTCGTCGTCCGCGAGCTCCAGCACCTCGCCGAGCACCGCCTGCACCAGCTCCGTCGCCTGGTCGGGGTTGCTCGCCACCAGCACGGCGAGCGGGTCGTCGCCGAAGACGTGCACGGTGGCGGAGCCCGGCGTCGCCGACGCCGACGCGACCCGTGCCTGGCGGCGGCCGTCCGGGGCGTCGTCGAGACGATCCAGTCGGCGGCTCACCCCGACCCGGCCGGCCGCCAGCGGCTCCAGCCGTTCCACCAGCTGGCGCAGGTCCAGGCCGCGGCGGAGCGCGACGATGCCCTCCTGCCGGTGGTGCTCGCGACGCCAGGCGGAGGAGAGGTTGGCGCGCTGCAGGGTCCGCTCCACCGCGGGCAGCGGATCGTTGTCCGCGTCCGGGGCCTCCGCGGAGACCACCACGAACCCCTGGCCGTCGACCAGGTCGATCAACGTGGCGGAGGAGTGCGCCTCCGCGACCGCGCCCGCCTCGCCCTCGAGCAGGGCGGCGACCAGCACCGACCGGGTCTCCTCGCTACGCCGGATCCGCGCGGTCAGGGCGTCGCGGTAGGCGACGGTCACCTCGGTCGCGACCCGGTCGCTCACCGCCCAGATGTCGGCCGCGGCGAGCAGCAGCACGTCACGGATC from Nocardioides sambongensis includes:
- a CDS encoding cytochrome P450, encoding MSADLRAPDHDTSALTRKRLRFLADSTAGSGSRIPAGDLPPGPRWPVLVQTGALMWFRHRFHGWLHRTYGEAFTIRTLPGGRPLVMFTSPEVTKEIFSGDPEVFHAGKGNAILGPIMGEHSLLLQDSTAHHRARKLVMPAFLGHALRGYRSLVADVAAHEVDGWEERTTFRSLERMNALTLEVILTVVFGVSDEERLARLRPAVNHTVEINPAVLLGWAYPGLQRFGPWRRTVENQLELDRLLYAEIRERRAAGDLEHRDDVLSRLLRVEGEHGDGLDDTELRDQLVTLLLAGHETTASALSWALVEIGKDADLLARTQRAADGDSAEDDAWLEAVLKESMRLHPIIPMVVRTLMAATTVGGYDLPAGTTVGPSIIVSHQRPENFPDPDVFRPDRFLADHDGGDVPALNVWIPFGGGVRRCIGAGFSLMEGVVVLREVFRRYDVHTVGTDVPKVRNITSVPRRGARIRVSRR
- a CDS encoding helix-turn-helix transcriptional regulator, which encodes MVTPTSRALVGRDDELSRLVGLLDRPDPASAAVLLAGDAGVGKTRLLMELRDRALERGWTVLAGHCLDFGESALPYLPFSEVIGRVATDDPELLERVAADHPEITRLQPGRRARSVSAGSPSSDIGSTTDRSALFEAVQGLLLQASTDSPVLLVIEDAHWADNSTRDMLGYLFSRDFGGRVQLVVSYRSDDLHRRHPLRRQVVDWTRLPGLDRMALTPLTDGAVRDLVGELVSRELAEAEVRSIVERAEGNAFFVEELVASHCWEEVPDDLADLLLVRLDPLSDHARQVVRTISVSGRRISHDLLAAVVDLPTATFDDAVRQAVELNLLEAGPRHYTFRHALLAEAVYDDLLPGERVRLHARYADVIAEGRAPGTAAELARHARRANDIDRAVVADIEAGDEAMAVGGPDEAAGHYQRALGLLTDAERAGRLGVDVAKVATKAADALGLSGDTQRAVELLAEHLDQLPVDGTRQVREARSRLLSGYASWLTIIESEDDAVARSREAVALAPTEEVPLRAKVLAIHARVLSKEDDAVEEAETAATEALALAERLTMPVLASEVATTLGLLGAAGGGGGDVRTALEKAVGRAEEVGATQAALRGRFMIARSYQDEARWDDSMRWYRSAIESGARSGLRWAPYAMEARWQLSRIVWMRGDWDAALELARAEADAPTIPAGILAPVRLGIEAARGQDVDAALRRLRKLWPDEGVIAVFSAEVEIAVAAAREDAAAAVGSYDAVVRLLGRLWTEHFGGRVRLAALAVDGIARAAATATSQERVEWAAQADRLLGEGEAVAQSFRAGGREWGIEGQAWSARLRAEHRRVAWLTDIRPPTRDELQQSWAEAAAVFEELGHVPETARVRASYARVLRSTGDPAAAAEQVALARTVADRLGDRVLAADLDAQQPAPTPDPATAPAAPRLTAREREILALVAEGRSNGEIGRMLFISTKTVSVHVSNILGKLGAAGRTEAAAIAHRDGLLA
- a CDS encoding nitroreductase family protein; this encodes MEFADLVRRRRMTRAYTDDAVDPAVVESALAAATRAPSAGFSQGWAFIVLDTPDTVRGFWEAQSDAALPGGAPDRWLRGMMRAPVVIVPCSRREAYLARYAEPDKARAGLTAAEGEEAAASRWAMPYWHLDTAMASLLVLQSVTDAGLGSCFFGLVPDRVDAVKEYLGLVDGPTEAPSGDRPAPHPIGAITVGHPADPASGARGSARARRRTPWQEVAHRGRWGAGWS
- a CDS encoding ABC transporter ATP-binding protein, encoding MPSPFSVTPDLAPGTTRRPRSQAPVVPRVARLLRPYRRQIGLVLVAVLVAAGLQSLVPFLTRAVFDDALFPVDGSAPDIGLLGWLVAGMCVLPIVAALIGIGQNYLTSTVGNSAMADLRGDLFEHLQKMELAFFTATKTGAIQSRLANDVAGVRTVLTDTATTIVQNTVTVTAAFVAMVVLSWQLTVLTLVLMPLFVVLQLRVGRRRQRLARKTQESLSEMTAITEEALSVSGILLAKVFNRSAAEVERYREANREQTRLQVRQAMTGRAFFATVQTFFAITPALIYLAAGLIITGDLPVGADALTAGTIVAFTTLQGRLQMPLMQLMRVTLDVQTSLALFRRIFEYLDLVPAVAERRDAIALPVDRVQGRVEFRDVSFAYPKPRDLSGTRHRDRFGDSGVRFTDTVPDDADGTAPSLGSQPPDAPTARPAAGWALREVSLTVEPGQLVALVGPSGSGKTTATYLVPRFYDVDAGAVLLDGHDVRDLTLSSLADAVGMVTQEPYLFHGTIRDNIAYARPGATREQIEQAARDANIHDRIVGFPDGYETITGERGYRLSGGEKQRLAIARVLLKDPPVLILDEATSALDTETERLVQEALERATRSRTTIAIAHRLSTIRSADVIFSLADGRIVERGTHEDLLADPEGLYARLWVEQFSREPARRGDPRRADIPL
- a CDS encoding PucR family transcriptional regulator, coding for MHGVDVAPEVRELSRRLLPEVEALGRRMALRIREEVPFYGEAAVVPYDALDEACIANTRYVLSDLAGEPVPQTGLLLGGAGLAAEAVPYAVMLQGFRVGGRFVWELMVERAEPEIRDVLLLAAADIWAVSDRVATEVTVAYRDALTARIRRSEETRSVLVAALLEGEAGAVAEAHSSATLIDLVDGQGFVVVSAEAPDADNDPLPAVERTLQRANLSSAWRREHHRQEGIVALRRGLDLRQLVERLEPLAAGRVGVSRRLDRLDDAPDGRRQARVASASATPGSATVHVFGDDPLAVLVASNPDQATELVQAVLGEVLELADDDRAVVLETARAWLAANGSTSAAARALIVHRNTVRYRIRRLEELTGRDLSRPVDGASLYVALECARILGVG